The Pyxidicoccus trucidator genome includes a window with the following:
- a CDS encoding DUF459 domain-containing protein has product MRTRLARALTLVPLLTSAPVLASSAADSGSPPDAVRAAPVLPAPPPVARPSPPEAERSHTVLLLGDSLIATGFGEYLQARLEAHPRIRTARRAKSSTGLARPDFFDWMEVGQQEVQRHQPDVVVVILGGNDGQSLKDGKGGKPIHWGRPEWEQAYRQRLEDFAKVLSAPGRKIVWLELPATGRKRFEQKLTLIRGLQREVITARQDALHLDTRPYFTDAKGRVLLQARVEGFRKPMRLRMEDGVHFTVAGGRYFASKVYPEVLGVLGLAPG; this is encoded by the coding sequence ATGCGGACCCGCCTCGCTCGCGCGCTCACCCTCGTCCCCCTGCTCACCTCCGCCCCCGTGCTGGCCTCATCCGCGGCGGACTCCGGTTCCCCGCCTGACGCCGTGCGCGCCGCGCCCGTGCTGCCGGCCCCTCCGCCTGTCGCCCGTCCGTCTCCCCCCGAGGCGGAGCGCTCGCACACGGTGCTGCTGCTGGGCGACAGCCTCATCGCCACCGGCTTCGGTGAGTACCTGCAGGCCCGCCTGGAGGCGCACCCACGCATCCGCACCGCCCGGCGCGCGAAGTCCTCCACCGGGCTGGCCCGCCCCGACTTCTTCGACTGGATGGAGGTAGGGCAGCAGGAGGTGCAGCGCCACCAGCCCGACGTCGTGGTGGTCATCCTCGGGGGCAATGACGGGCAGTCGCTCAAGGACGGGAAGGGCGGCAAGCCCATCCACTGGGGGCGGCCCGAGTGGGAGCAGGCCTATCGCCAGCGACTGGAGGACTTCGCGAAGGTCCTCTCGGCGCCGGGGCGGAAGATTGTCTGGCTGGAGCTGCCGGCCACCGGGCGCAAGCGCTTCGAGCAGAAGCTCACGCTCATCCGCGGCCTCCAGCGCGAGGTCATCACCGCCCGCCAGGACGCGCTGCACCTGGATACGCGCCCCTACTTCACGGATGCGAAGGGCCGCGTCCTGCTCCAGGCCCGCGTCGAGGGCTTCCGCAAGCCGATGCGGCTGCGCATGGAGGATGGCGTCCACTTCACCGTCGCGGGTGGACGGTACTTCGCCAGCAAGGTGTATCCGGAGGTGCTGGGCGTGCTGGGGCTGGCGCCGGGATAG
- a CDS encoding alpha/beta fold hydrolase, with amino-acid sequence MRREVQLTELGQGRGPRVLLLPGLGARGSGFRALAEQLAPLARPVLVEYPEGGHAACGAGALARQVLLAAGRMDAVVASSFGGMVAAHLAAAGAARGAAFLGSFTRPSQLGVRGRVIGMMGPIAMWGRPGIVAAGLAAWKPVPFARVAEVVPTTQVERSTTWHRALAIGDEPPPPELRRLSVSCVCIQGDRDVLVPPSTLERLAASLPSGTPRHLLRGAGHVPYFTHPEECARLLRPWLEALAPAEPVSEPARPRHPRVAGSAA; translated from the coding sequence ATGCGTCGAGAGGTGCAGCTCACCGAGTTGGGACAGGGCAGGGGGCCCCGGGTGCTCCTGTTGCCCGGGCTGGGAGCACGGGGCTCTGGCTTCCGCGCGCTCGCCGAGCAGCTCGCTCCCCTGGCCCGCCCTGTCCTGGTCGAGTACCCGGAGGGTGGGCATGCGGCCTGCGGCGCGGGCGCCCTGGCGCGGCAGGTGCTGCTGGCCGCCGGGCGCATGGACGCGGTGGTGGCCAGCTCCTTCGGCGGCATGGTGGCGGCGCATTTGGCGGCGGCCGGCGCGGCGCGGGGGGCGGCCTTCCTGGGCTCCTTCACCCGTCCCTCACAGCTGGGGGTGCGTGGACGCGTCATCGGGATGATGGGCCCCATCGCCATGTGGGGCCGGCCCGGCATCGTGGCGGCGGGGCTCGCGGCGTGGAAGCCGGTGCCCTTCGCCCGGGTCGCCGAGGTGGTCCCCACCACGCAGGTGGAGCGGAGCACGACGTGGCACCGCGCCCTGGCCATTGGCGACGAGCCGCCCCCGCCGGAGCTGCGACGGCTTTCCGTCTCCTGCGTGTGCATCCAGGGGGACCGCGACGTGCTGGTGCCCCCCTCCACCCTGGAGCGGCTGGCCGCGTCGCTCCCTTCCGGGACACCCCGGCACCTGCTGCGCGGCGCGGGCCACGTGCCCTACTTCACCCACCCGGAGGAGTGTGCCCGGTTGCTGCGGCCCTGGCTGGAGGCCCTGGCCCCCGCCGAGCCCGTCTCCGAGCCCGCCCGGCCGCGGCATCCGCGGGTGGCCGGTAGCGCCGCCTGA
- a CDS encoding amino acid ABC transporter ATP-binding protein: MIEVKDLCKRYEGRTVLDGISAAFGPGEVVALVGPSGGGKSTFLRCLNGLEPFDRGSVRVGGDELGPGDARAQGARLWNIRRRVGFVFQQWHLFAHRTALGNVTEAPVHVKGLGRKEAAEQGRALLAKVGLSHREGAYPAELSGGEQQRVAIARALAMEPEVLLLDEPTSALDPERVGELVDLLARLRGDGLTLVTVTHEMRFARELASRMLVLHGGRIIEEGPPDRVLASPQHERTRAFLGLDRVAGPPPQRS; encoded by the coding sequence ATGATAGAGGTGAAGGACCTGTGCAAGCGCTATGAGGGACGCACGGTGCTGGACGGCATCAGCGCGGCCTTTGGGCCCGGCGAGGTGGTGGCGCTGGTGGGTCCCTCCGGTGGGGGCAAGAGCACGTTCCTGCGGTGCCTCAACGGGCTGGAGCCCTTCGACAGGGGCTCCGTGCGGGTGGGCGGAGACGAACTGGGACCGGGCGATGCGCGGGCGCAGGGGGCGCGACTGTGGAACATCCGCCGCCGGGTGGGCTTCGTCTTCCAGCAATGGCACCTGTTCGCGCACCGCACGGCGCTGGGCAACGTGACGGAGGCCCCCGTGCACGTGAAGGGCCTTGGCCGGAAGGAGGCCGCGGAGCAGGGGCGGGCGCTGCTGGCGAAGGTGGGCCTGTCCCACCGCGAGGGCGCCTATCCCGCCGAGCTGTCCGGTGGTGAGCAGCAGCGGGTGGCCATTGCCCGCGCGCTGGCCATGGAGCCGGAGGTGTTGCTCCTGGATGAGCCCACCAGTGCGTTGGATCCGGAGCGGGTGGGGGAGCTGGTGGACCTGCTGGCGCGGCTGCGCGGGGACGGGCTCACCCTGGTGACGGTGACACACGAGATGCGCTTCGCGCGTGAGCTGGCCTCTCGGATGTTGGTGCTCCACGGCGGGCGCATCATCGAGGAAGGTCCACCGGACCGGGTGCTCGCCAGTCCACAGCACGAGCGCACCCGCGCCTTCCTCGGTCTGGACCGCGTGGCCGGTCCGCCGCCCCAAAGGTCATGA
- a CDS encoding ABC transporter substrate-binding protein/permease: protein MRELPSRARRPVLLPTCVVALLALALLSCGVEEATGLERVRRAGVLRWGADAQGGEPYAMEDPDEPGRMRGFEVELADALARELGVRARFVQNDWSSLIPSLERGSFDVALNGIEITPARAGRVLFTRPYYVFNLRLLARRDDTSVPHLESLRGRRVGTLANSQAWELLLRSGAQAVPYEGVEEPYIDLEQGRVDGVLMDDIIAQRYGQPRPGLRVVGDVGEGYYAIAVRPGEEDLRAALDAALVRIARSGELRAIFRRWGIDSAAQQRMVDWTDAQTREVLSETRTTRLGWGQLVLFLQASLVTLLVSVGAMALAIPLGMGLALVRLYGPVWAGRLATAYVELFRGTPVLLQLYVLYYGLAGVLRLDALSAAMLGLGLNYAAYEAEVYRAGVLAVPRGQLEAALSLGMPLRLALRRVILPQAFRVALPGVTNDFIALLKDSSLVSVISVVELTKRMTITAVDVRSWLLPGALCALLYLAMSYPLSRLARRLEARLERG, encoded by the coding sequence ATGCGCGAGCTCCCGTCGCGGGCGCGAAGGCCCGTCCTCCTCCCGACCTGTGTGGTGGCGCTCCTGGCGCTCGCCCTCCTGTCGTGTGGTGTGGAGGAGGCCACGGGGCTGGAGCGGGTGCGGCGCGCGGGTGTGCTGCGCTGGGGCGCGGACGCGCAGGGGGGAGAGCCCTATGCCATGGAGGACCCGGACGAGCCGGGACGCATGCGTGGCTTCGAGGTGGAGCTGGCGGATGCGCTGGCGCGCGAGCTGGGAGTCCGCGCACGGTTCGTCCAGAACGACTGGTCCAGCCTCATCCCCTCGCTGGAGCGCGGCTCCTTCGACGTGGCGCTGAACGGGATTGAAATCACCCCCGCCCGTGCCGGCCGTGTCCTCTTCACCCGGCCCTACTACGTCTTCAACCTGCGACTGCTGGCGCGGCGGGACGACACGAGCGTTCCCCACCTGGAGTCCCTGCGGGGCAGGCGCGTGGGCACGCTGGCCAACTCCCAGGCGTGGGAGTTGCTCCTGCGCAGCGGCGCGCAGGCGGTGCCCTACGAAGGCGTGGAGGAGCCCTACATCGACCTGGAGCAGGGGCGGGTGGATGGCGTGCTGATGGACGACATCATCGCCCAGCGCTACGGCCAGCCACGTCCGGGGCTCCGCGTGGTGGGCGACGTGGGCGAGGGCTACTACGCGATTGCGGTGCGGCCCGGGGAAGAGGACCTTCGCGCGGCGCTGGACGCGGCGCTGGTCCGCATCGCCCGCTCGGGCGAGCTGCGCGCCATCTTCCGGCGTTGGGGCATCGACAGCGCGGCGCAGCAGCGCATGGTGGACTGGACGGACGCGCAGACGCGCGAGGTGCTGTCGGAAACGCGCACGACGCGCCTGGGCTGGGGGCAGCTCGTGTTGTTCCTCCAGGCGTCGCTGGTGACATTGCTGGTGTCGGTGGGCGCCATGGCGCTCGCCATTCCGCTGGGGATGGGGCTGGCCCTGGTGCGGCTGTACGGGCCCGTCTGGGCGGGGCGGCTGGCCACCGCCTACGTGGAGCTGTTCCGGGGGACGCCGGTGCTGTTGCAGCTCTATGTCCTCTACTACGGGCTGGCGGGCGTGCTGCGGCTGGACGCGCTCTCGGCGGCGATGCTCGGGCTGGGGTTGAACTACGCGGCCTATGAGGCGGAGGTGTACCGGGCGGGCGTGCTGGCCGTGCCGCGCGGGCAGCTCGAGGCGGCCCTGTCGCTGGGCATGCCCCTGCGACTGGCGCTGCGGCGGGTCATCCTGCCCCAGGCCTTCCGCGTGGCGCTCCCGGGCGTCACCAACGACTTCATCGCGCTGCTCAAGGACAGCTCCCTGGTGTCGGTCATCTCCGTGGTGGAGCTCACCAAGCGGATGACGATTACGGCGGTGGATGTTCGCAGCTGGCTGCTGCCCGGCGCGCTGTGCGCGTTGCTGTACCTGGCGATGAGCTACCCCCTGTCCCGCCTGGCCAGGCGGCTGGAGGCAAGGCTGGAGCGCGGATGA
- a CDS encoding helix-turn-helix domain-containing protein, with product MDEAVVIQVGSGLRTARLRAGLTTAQVAEAACLPPEAYVRMERGKLLPTVSTLVALCRALRIRAEWLRRTPAAAR from the coding sequence ATGGATGAAGCAGTGGTGATTCAGGTCGGGAGTGGGCTGCGCACCGCGCGGCTGCGTGCCGGGCTGACCACGGCCCAGGTGGCGGAGGCGGCCTGCCTCCCGCCCGAGGCCTACGTGCGCATGGAGCGCGGAAAGCTGCTTCCCACCGTCTCCACCCTCGTTGCCCTGTGTCGCGCGCTCCGCATCCGCGCCGAGTGGCTTCGGCGCACCCCGGCTGCGGCCCGCTGA